A genomic window from Amia ocellicauda isolate fAmiCal2 chromosome 15, fAmiCal2.hap1, whole genome shotgun sequence includes:
- the LOC136771810 gene encoding leucine-rich repeat neuronal protein 3-like, with protein sequence MLDCEVNSSHRRLLKDLLLTGGNQAKMKDMSFAVYFLAGLAMTAFVLATEKKVDCPQSCVCEIRPWFTPNSIYMEAPTIDCNDLGLFILPERLPADTQVILLQTNNIDKIEKPLDYLVNISEIDLSQNNLSSMSDINLGQLLQLLSLHMEENKLHTLPDDCLHKLTNLQELYINHNLISVITPGAFTGLRNLLRLHLNSNRLQMISSKWFEATPGLEILMIGENPIIKIQDMNFKPLINLRSLVLARMNLSELPDNALVGLDNLESISFYDNTFAKVPRAALQQVQSLKFLDLNKNPIQRIQRGDFMDMLHLKELGINNMPELVSIDSFGLNNLPELTKIEATNNPKLSYIHPNAFYKLPRLETLMLNSNALSALYRITVESLPNLREVSMHSNPIRCDCVIRWINMNKTNIRFMEPDSLFCVEPPEYEGQHVRHVHFREMMEICLPLISPESFPPHINTKNGSSVSLHCRAFAEPEPNIYWITPSGNKILPNTVSDKYYMHPEGTFDIYDITEHEAGLYTCVAHNLVGADLKTILVGVNGFLPQPANGSLNIKIKSVQPNSVLVSWKASHNSLAPNIKWSTTTKENHPTAAFTARVPSDVKVYNLTHLNPSTEYEVCVDIPSIHHKNDKKCVNVTTRGLELAVKMNTKWNTTLIAVLGVVLGVSFIACLLIYVSLKSNAILGNLRNSKSKPPSIPIDELYSPLTNLWVSGKGMPAAVEVKATVIDVSNNFL encoded by the coding sequence ATGCTTGATTGTGAAGTTAACAGTAGTCATCGCAGACTCCTTAAGGACCTATTACTTACTGGAGGGAATCAGGCCAAGATGAAAGATATGTCATTTGCGGTTTATTTTTTAGCTGGGCTCGCAATGACTGCTTTTGTACTTGCCACTGAGAAGAAAGTGGATTGCCCCCagtcctgtgtgtgtgaaatCAGACCATGGTTCACTCCCAACTCTATTTATATGGAGGCCCCTACCATCGACTGTAATGATTTAGGACTTTTTATTTTACCCGAGAGATTACCTGCCGACACACAGGTCATTTTGCTACAGACTAACAACATTGACAAAATTGAGAAACCCTTGGATTATCTGGTCAACATCAGTGAGATAGACTTATCTCAAAACAATTTATCCTCAATGAGTGATATCAATCTCGGACAGCTGCTTCAACTTTTGTCTCTGCACATGGAGGAAAACAAGCTACACACATTGCCTGACGACTGCCTGCACAAACTGACCAATCTGCAGGAACTATACATCAATCACAACCTGATCTCTGTTATCACTCCCGGAGCCTTCACGGGCCTACGCAATCTGCTCCGGCTCCATCTTAATTCAAACAGGTTGCAGATGATCAGCAGCAAGTGGTTTGAGGCCACTCCAGGACTAGAGATTCTGATGATTGGGGAAAATCCAATCATCAAAATCCAAGATATGAACTTTAAGCCGCTTATCAATCTCCGCAGCCTGGTCTTAGCGCGAATGAATCTCTCCGAATTACCTGACAATGCTTTAGTTGGCCTTGATAATTTAGAGAGCATCTCGTTCTATGACAACACGTTTGCTAAAGTCCCCCGTGCGGCTCTGCAGCAGGTCCAGAGCCTCAAGTTTTTGGATCTGAACAAGAACCCCATTCAGAGAATACAAAGAGGAGACTTCATGGATATGCTACACTTAAAGGAACTGGGGATAAATAACATGCCAGAACTGGTTTCTATCGATAGCTTTGGCCTTAATAATTTGCCCGAACTGACGAAAATAGAAGCAACCAACAACCCCAAGTTATCATACATCCATCCAAATGCTTTCTACAAACTACCCAGGCTAGAAACACTTATGCTCAACAGCAACGCCCTGAGTGCCCTATACCGGATTACAGTGGAATCTCTGCCCAACCTCAGAGAAGTCAGCATGCACAGTAATCCCATCCGCTGTGACTGTGTCATCCGCTggataaatatgaataaaactaACATTCGGTTTATGGAGCCAGATTCTTTGTTCTGTGTTGAACCGCCTGAGTACGAAGGCCAGCATGTTAGGCACGTGCACTTCAGAGAAATGATGGAAATATGCCTGCCGCTCATCTCACCGGAGAGTTTTCCTCCtcacataaatacaaaaaacggGAGTTCTGTTTCGCTACACTGCCGTGCGTTTGCAGAGCCAGAGCCGAACATCTACTGGATCACACCTTCTGGGAACAAAATCTTGCCTAATACAGTTTCCGACAAGTACTACATGCACCCCGAAGGAACGTTTGATATCTATGACATTACGGAACACGAAGCTGGATTGTACACCTGCGTGGCTCACAATCTTGTCGGAGCTGACCTTAAAACCATTTTGGTAGGGGTCAATGGATTCCTTCCACAGCCTGCCAATGGGTCtttgaatataaaaataaagtctGTGCAACCTAATTCTGTTTTGGTGTCTTGGAAGGCGTCACACAACAGTTTAGCGCCGAATATCAAGTGGTCAACTACGACAAAAGAAAATCATCCCACCGCTGCTTTCACCGCCCGAGTTCCATCAGACGTCAAGGTTTACAATCTAACGCACCTAAATCCGTCCACAGAATACGAAGTGTGTGTGGATATTCCCAGCATCCACCACAAAAATGATAAGAAGTGTGTCAACGTCACAACCAGAGGATTAGAACTTGCAGTAAAAATGAACACAAAGTGGAACACAACATTGATTGCTGTCCTTGGTGTAGTTTTGGGTGTATCATTCATAGCCTGTTTGCTGATTTATGTGTCTCTCAAAAGCAACGCTATTTTAGGAAATTTAAGAAATTCCAAATCAAAACCGCCATCAATCCCAATAGATGAGTTGTATTCTCCGCTGACTAATCTCTGGGTTTCTGGAAAAGGGATGCCTGCAGCCGTAGAAGTAAAAGCCACAGTAATAGACGTATCAAACAACTTCTTATAA